From the genome of Eucalyptus grandis isolate ANBG69807.140 chromosome 2, ASM1654582v1, whole genome shotgun sequence, one region includes:
- the LOC104419225 gene encoding ubiquitin-conjugating enzyme E2 2, which yields MSTPARKRLMRDFKRLQQDPPAGISGAPQDNNIMLWNAVIFGPDDTPWDGGTFKLTLQFTEDYPNKPPTVRFVSRMFHPNIYADGSICLDILQNQWSPIYDVAAILTSIQSLLCDPNPNSPANSEAARMFSENKREYNRRVREVVEQSWTAD from the exons ATGTCGACTCCTGCGAGGAAGAGGCTGATGAGGGATTTTAAGAGGTTGCAACAAGACCCACCGGCAGGCATTAGCGGTGCGCCCCAAGATAACAACATTATGCTTTGGAATGCCGTGATATTTGG TCCTGATGATACTCCATGGGATGGAG GTACGTTCAAGTTGACTCTTCAATTTACAGAGGATTATCCAAATAAACCTCCGACAGTGCGTTTTGTTTCTCGAATGTTTCATCCAAATA TCTATGCCGATGGAAGTATCTGTTTGGATATATTGCAAAACCAGTGGAGTCCTATATATGATGTTGCAGCAATACTCACATCTATTCAG TCGTTGCTGTGTGATCCCAATCCAAACTCTCCTGCAAACTCAGAAGCTGCTCGAATGTTCAGTGAGAACAAGCGTGAATACAACCGGAGAGTGAGGGAGGTTGTGGAGCAGAGCTGGACTGCTGATTAA
- the LOC104419220 gene encoding LOW QUALITY PROTEIN: WRKY transcription factor 72B (The sequence of the model RefSeq protein was modified relative to this genomic sequence to represent the inferred CDS: inserted 1 base in 1 codon), which yields MGEVREENQRLKTYLDRIMKDYKTLQMQFFDIVKPDQEQQKPSDDEAMTNGNDDKQRAEESEELVSLSLGRSPSSQHSEKDDEKNKSSISPRPGKLLFLENISKEQHLDLSLDCKLSDASTTGVETLPKNNNDNSKGSPATSFEDHQKEEAAETWSPNKVLKTKRSGGDDEVSQQNPVKKARVSVRARCDAATMNDGCQWRKYGQKIAKGNPCPRAYYRCTVAPSCPVRKQVQRCAEDMSILITTYEGTHNHPLPMSATAMASTTSAAAAMLLSGSSSSQPGQSHGTSTTIGAGLHGLNFCLPDSSRSNQFYLPSSVMPSAPAHPTITLDLTSSNLSSASSTSSHFNRFSSHTFPSATSRYSSTSLSFSSPDQSDNNLPMSWANNGLLNYATQLQNKNHTAYQPYLQMKNNPSLPQQSLPDTIAAATKAITADPNFQSALAVALKSIIGNGSSGAVPATIGDHSHGAGDSNSFGHKLRWSTEPFSTASSLLPQALQANGCSSSFLNRSSLSSQLGSFVIPPPSLPFSLSKDXASPNDNRDRTNLL from the exons ATGGGCGAGGTGCGAGAAGAGAATCAGAGGCTAAAGACGTACTTGGACCGCATAATGAAAGATTACAAGACCCTCCAAATGCAGTTCTTCGACATCGTCAAGCCCGATCAGGAGCAGCAGAAACCTTCAGATGATGAAGCAATGACTAACGGTAACGATGACAAGCAGCGAGCTGAAGAGTCTGAAGAGCTTGTTTCTCTCAGCCTGGGAAGATCCCCCTCAAGCCAGCACTCAGAGAAAGACGATGAGAAAAATAAGTCGTCGATTTCACCCCGTCCAGGGAAGTTGTTATTCTTAGAGAATATCAGCAAAGAACAGCACTTGGATCTCTCATTGGACTGCAAATTATCTGATGCATCGACTACTGGGGTTGAAACTTTGCCAAAGAATAATAATGATAACAGCAAGGGTAGTCCTGCGACTAGCTTCGAAGATCATCAAAAGGAAGAAGCCGCTGAGACTTGGTCACCCAACAAAGTCCTAAAAACAAAGAGATCAGGTGGGGATGATGAGGTTTCCCAGCAAAACCCAGTCAAGAAAGCTAGGGTTTCGGTGCGGGCTCGATGCGATGCAGCGACG ATGAACGATGGATGCCAATGGCGAAAGTATGGCCAGAAAATTGCAAAAGGAAACCCATGCCCTCGAGCTTACTATCGGTGCACGGTCGCACCATCGTGTCCCGTAAGAAAACAG GTGCAAAGGTGTGCTGAGGACATGTCCATTCTGATAACCACATATGAAGGCACACATAACCACCCGCTTCCGATGTCAGCCACTGCTATGGCATCCACCACCTCGGCGGCCGCTGCCATGCTGTTGTCCGGCTCCTCAAGCTCACAGCCAGGACAGAGTCACGGCACATCCACCACTATTGGGGCCGGCCTCCACGGACTTAACTTTTGTCTGCCTGATTCTTCGAGATCGAATCAATTTTACCTGCCCAGCTCGGTCATGCCATCTGCTCCTGCCCACCCGACAATCACTCTCGACCTCACTTCCTCAAACTTATCATCGGCATCATCGACTTCATCGCATTTCAATCGATTCTCCTCCCATACTTTCCCTTCAGCAACGTCAAGATATTCTTCCACAAGTTTAAGCTTTAGTTCGCCTGATCAATCTGATAATAATCTTCCCATGTCATGGGCTAATAATGGGCTCCTTAACTACGCCACCCAACTCCAAAACAAGAACCACACAGCTTATCAACCCTACTTGCAGATGAAGAACAACCCTAGCCTTCCTCAACAATCTCTACCAGACACCATTGCTGCCGCAACCAAGGCGATCACAGCAGACCCCAACTTCCAATCCGCCCTAGCAGTCGCTCTCAAGTCGATCATCGGCAATGGTAGCAGTGGAGCTGTCCCAGCGACTATAGGGGATCATTCTCACGGAGCGGGAGACAGCAACAGCTTTGGCCACAAGTTGAGGTGGAGCACCGAACCCTTTTCGACAGCCTCTTCTCTCCTCCCCCAGGCGTTACAAGCAAACGGGTGCTCGTCGAGTTTCTTGAACAGATCAAGCTTGTCTTCTCAACTTGGAAGTTTTGTGATCCCACCTCCTTCGTTGCCATTCTCATTGTCAAAAG CCGCGTCCCCGAACGATAACAGGGATCGCACAAATTTGTTATAA